A window of Castanea sativa cultivar Marrone di Chiusa Pesio chromosome 1, ASM4071231v1 contains these coding sequences:
- the LOC142621548 gene encoding small ribosomal subunit protein uS14z/uS14y/uS14x: MGHSNVWNSHPKSYGPGSRTCRVCGNPHGLIRKYGLMCCRQCFRSNAKEIGFIKYR, encoded by the exons ATGGGGCACTCAAACGTGTGGAACTCTCACCCTAAGAGCTACGGCCCTGGTTCTCGTACCTG CCGTGTGTGTGGAAACCCCCATGGGTTGATCAGGAAGTATGGTCTCATGTGCTGCAGACAGTGTTTCCGCAGCAACGCCAAGGAAATTGGCTTCATTAAG TACCGTTAA